In a single window of the Streptomyces sp. NBC_00285 genome:
- a CDS encoding TetR/AcrR family transcriptional regulator — protein MTTAEETAGGETSAWGEVTPDAARRLLVAAVEAFAERGYHATTTRDIAGRAGMSPAALYIHYKTKEELLHRISRIGHEKALEILQVAARREGTAAERLAAAVSSFVRWHAGGRTTARVVQYELDSLGPDARAEILALRRQCDAEVRGIIEDGVASGEFDVLDVRGTTIAVMSLCVDVARWFNLDGPWTPDEVGALDADLVLRMVGAAT, from the coding sequence ATGACTACGGCGGAGGAGACGGCCGGCGGCGAGACGTCGGCGTGGGGCGAGGTCACGCCCGACGCGGCGCGGCGGCTGCTCGTCGCCGCGGTGGAGGCGTTCGCCGAGCGCGGCTACCACGCCACCACGACCCGGGACATCGCGGGCCGGGCCGGTATGAGTCCCGCCGCGCTCTACATCCACTACAAGACCAAGGAAGAGCTGCTCCACCGCATCAGCCGGATCGGCCACGAGAAGGCACTGGAGATCCTCCAGGTCGCGGCCCGCCGCGAGGGCACCGCGGCCGAGCGGCTCGCGGCCGCCGTGAGCTCCTTCGTCCGCTGGCACGCCGGCGGCCGTACCACCGCCCGGGTCGTCCAGTACGAACTGGACTCGCTGGGCCCCGACGCCCGCGCCGAGATCCTCGCGCTGCGCCGGCAGTGCGACGCCGAGGTGCGCGGGATCATCGAGGACGGCGTGGCCTCCGGCGAGTTCGACGTGCTGGACGTCAGGGGGACCACCATCGCCGTCATGTCGCTCTGTGTCGACGTGGCCCGCTGGTTCAACCTCGACGGCCCCTGGACGCCCGACGAGGTCGGCGCACTGGACGCCGACCTCGTACTGCGGATGGTGGGCGCGGCGACGTAG
- a CDS encoding TetR/AcrR family transcriptional regulator, whose product MARPRKPLLSTDRIVETARALVDAEGLAALSTRRLAAELGVSGPSLYNHFRTKDEILEAVADSVSTQVDLSLFEGDRDWRTSLHDWALSYRSALRDHPNIVPVLAQGPGRRPAGLRLADAVYGAMVDAGWPPAQATSIGALMRYFIMGSALGSFAGGFVDDASAYDPADYPHLGQAHLLAERQEKIDERAFETGLRALLDGLAQQYEQVRQPV is encoded by the coding sequence ATGGCCCGACCGCGCAAGCCCCTCCTCAGCACCGACCGGATCGTCGAGACGGCACGCGCGCTCGTGGACGCGGAGGGCCTGGCTGCCCTGTCCACGCGCAGGCTGGCGGCGGAACTCGGCGTCAGCGGCCCGTCGCTCTACAACCACTTCCGCACGAAGGACGAGATCCTGGAGGCGGTCGCCGACTCGGTGAGCACCCAGGTCGACCTGTCGCTGTTCGAGGGCGACCGCGACTGGCGGACCTCGCTGCACGACTGGGCCCTCTCCTACCGCAGCGCTCTGCGCGACCATCCGAACATCGTCCCGGTGCTGGCCCAGGGCCCCGGCCGCCGCCCCGCGGGACTGCGCCTCGCAGACGCCGTCTACGGCGCGATGGTCGACGCGGGCTGGCCGCCGGCGCAGGCCACGTCCATCGGCGCGCTGATGCGGTACTTCATCATGGGCTCGGCGCTCGGTTCCTTCGCGGGGGGCTTCGTGGACGACGCGAGCGCCTACGACCCGGCCGACTATCCCCACCTGGGCCAGGCCCACCTCCTCGCCGAGCGGCAGGAGAAGATCGACGAGCGGGCGTTCGAGACGGGACTCCGGGCGCTGCTGGACGGGCTGGCGCAGCAGTACGAGCAGGTGCGCCAGCCGGTGTGA
- a CDS encoding DUF1343 domain-containing protein: protein MKPTPPPRRVTQDRPTALTPAHPNPLERTPTAAAPNPTGVTRDVRHIVDVMHADERVRLTAVFGPEHGFRGTAQAGGSEGRYDDPATGLPVYDTYLKSGPPLADVFTASGVDTVVFDIQDVGARFYTYIWTLYDCMEAARLAGKRFVVLDRPNPVTGREARGPVLHREFATFVGRQPISQAHGMTVAELARLFNGEFLNSPVPLDTVLMTGWRRSEFYDAWNLPWVPPSPNMPTPDTALVYAGTCLFEGTNLSEGRGTTRPFELLGAEGIDGRWADAANELGLPGVHFREAYFAPTFSKFQGRTVGGIQIHVHDRPAYDPVRTGVALLVTAKRTWSGFGWRPDNWIDRLTGSTLVRTMIDGGAGTDEVVAGWREELAAFRRIRKNYLLYR from the coding sequence CTGAAACCGACACCACCACCGAGGCGCGTGACACAAGACAGACCAACAGCTCTCACTCCCGCTCACCCAAACCCTCTTGAACGCACTCCAACGGCAGCAGCTCCAAACCCCACCGGCGTCACCCGCGACGTACGCCACATCGTCGACGTCATGCACGCCGACGAAAGGGTGCGCCTCACCGCTGTCTTCGGCCCCGAGCACGGCTTCCGCGGCACCGCCCAGGCAGGTGGTTCCGAGGGCCGTTACGACGACCCGGCCACCGGCCTGCCCGTCTACGACACGTACCTCAAGAGCGGCCCTCCCCTCGCCGACGTCTTCACCGCCTCCGGCGTGGACACGGTCGTCTTCGACATCCAGGACGTGGGCGCGCGCTTCTACACCTACATCTGGACCCTGTACGACTGCATGGAGGCGGCCCGGCTCGCCGGCAAACGCTTCGTCGTCCTGGACCGCCCGAACCCCGTCACCGGCCGTGAGGCCCGCGGCCCCGTCCTGCACAGGGAGTTCGCGACCTTCGTGGGCAGACAGCCCATCTCCCAGGCGCACGGTATGACCGTCGCGGAACTGGCCCGCCTCTTCAACGGCGAGTTCCTCAACTCCCCCGTCCCCCTGGACACCGTCCTGATGACGGGCTGGAGACGCTCCGAGTTCTACGACGCCTGGAACCTCCCCTGGGTCCCCCCGAGCCCGAACATGCCGACCCCCGACACCGCACTCGTGTACGCGGGCACCTGTCTCTTCGAAGGCACGAACCTCTCCGAGGGGCGCGGTACCACCCGCCCCTTCGAACTGCTGGGCGCCGAGGGCATCGACGGCCGCTGGGCCGACGCCGCGAACGAACTGGGCCTGCCCGGCGTGCACTTCAGGGAGGCCTACTTCGCGCCGACCTTCTCCAAGTTCCAGGGGAGGACCGTGGGCGGCATCCAGATCCATGTGCACGACAGACCCGCGTACGACCCCGTCCGCACCGGCGTCGCCCTTCTGGTGACCGCCAAGAGGACCTGGTCCGGCTTCGGTTGGCGCCCGGACAACTGGATCGACAGGCTCACCGGCTCCACCCTCGTGCGCACGATGATCGACGGCGGTGCGGGCACCGACGAGGTCGTGGCCGGCTGGCGGGAGGAACTGGCGGCGTTCCGCCGGATCCGGAAGAACTACCTCCTGTACCGATGA
- a CDS encoding penicillin acylase family protein — protein sequence MPRRTSRTLLDRLRTPGRLSGFLKSASVCVLVAALLSPLAQTTATAAASNDYCGGQCSDILPPGENGNATLAQVLLNQAFGTQPDHAEDQLGPYANLAKGYSTLTNSTINTFFNDASFGVASDQVASTEKPANRTDVTIVRDKKTGVPHITGTTRYGTEFGAGYAAAEDRLWLMDVFRHVGRGQLTSFAGGAASNQGLEQQFWRDAPYSEADLQAQIDNAVATNGARGQQALADANAYLSGINSYIDASDSGRYFPGEYVLTGHKDSVTNAGTIDHFKITDLVALASVIGALFGSGGGGEVNNAISLMAAQQQYGVAKGTEVWESFRERNDPEAALTVHNGESFPYATKPAAPQGEALPDAGSVSTVPLVYDASGTGADQSASAASATATANALTSAKRGMSNALVVSGKYTASGHPVAVFGPQTGYFAPQLLMLQEIQGPGISARGASFAGLSMYVELGRGQDYAWSATTSGQDIIDSYAVELCQDDYHYLYHGTCTAMDMIEQKNTWAPTTADSTAAGSYTMRVYRTKYGPVEYRATVGGKKVAYTTLRSSYMHEADSIIGFQMLNDPDYVKSPQTFQSAAQHINYTFNWFYADSTHTAYYNSGNNPVRAAGVDAEFPVWAQAAYEWKNWDPATNTADYTPASAHPNSIDQDYYISWNNKQALDYSAASWGDGSVHRGNLLEDRVKKLVAAGGVTRAALVKAMADASLTDLRAEDVLPDLLKVVNSSTVTDSTAAAAVTKLQAWLTAGGKRTETSAGSKKYADADAVRILDAWWPLLVQAEFSPGLGSNLYTALTANLSVDESPSAAHGPTGAHAGSSFQFGWWSYVDKDMRSVLGESVKGPLANTYCGGGSLSACRDILISTLKTASGKTAAQVYPGDTLCSAGDQWCADSIVQRTLGGIKHYNISWQNRPTFQQVVEFTTHR from the coding sequence ATGCCACGGCGCACCTCGCGCACCCTCCTTGACAGACTGAGAACTCCCGGCAGACTCTCCGGGTTCCTGAAGTCGGCATCCGTATGCGTCCTGGTTGCCGCTCTTTTGTCCCCGCTCGCCCAGACGACAGCCACGGCGGCGGCCTCCAACGACTACTGCGGCGGACAGTGCTCCGACATCCTGCCGCCCGGTGAGAACGGCAACGCGACCCTCGCGCAGGTCCTCCTCAACCAGGCCTTCGGCACCCAGCCCGACCACGCCGAGGACCAGCTCGGCCCCTACGCCAACCTGGCCAAGGGCTACTCCACGCTCACCAATTCCACGATCAACACGTTCTTCAACGACGCGTCGTTCGGGGTCGCGTCCGATCAAGTCGCCTCCACCGAGAAGCCCGCGAACCGCACCGACGTGACGATCGTCCGCGACAAGAAGACGGGCGTACCGCACATCACCGGTACCACCAGATACGGCACGGAGTTCGGCGCGGGCTATGCCGCGGCTGAGGACCGGCTGTGGCTGATGGACGTCTTCCGGCACGTGGGGCGCGGTCAGCTGACCTCCTTCGCCGGCGGTGCCGCCTCCAACCAGGGCCTTGAACAGCAGTTCTGGCGCGACGCGCCCTACAGCGAGGCGGATCTGCAGGCGCAGATCGACAACGCCGTCGCCACCAACGGCGCCCGCGGCCAGCAGGCCCTCGCCGACGCCAACGCCTACCTCTCCGGCATCAACTCCTACATCGACGCCTCCGACAGCGGCCGCTACTTCCCCGGCGAGTACGTGCTGACCGGCCACAAGGACTCCGTCACCAACGCCGGCACGATCGACCACTTCAAGATCACCGACCTGGTCGCGCTGGCCTCCGTCATCGGCGCCCTGTTCGGCTCCGGGGGCGGCGGCGAGGTCAACAACGCGATCTCGCTGATGGCCGCCCAGCAGCAGTACGGCGTGGCGAAGGGCACCGAGGTCTGGGAGTCCTTCCGCGAGCGCAACGACCCCGAGGCCGCCCTCACCGTCCACAACGGCGAGAGCTTCCCCTACGCCACCAAGCCCGCCGCCCCGCAGGGCGAGGCGCTGCCCGACGCCGGTTCGGTGAGCACCGTGCCACTGGTCTACGACGCCTCGGGCACCGGCGCCGACCAGAGTGCGAGCGCGGCCTCCGCCACGGCCACCGCGAACGCCCTCACCTCGGCCAAGCGCGGCATGTCCAACGCCCTCGTCGTCAGCGGGAAGTACACCGCCAGCGGCCACCCGGTCGCCGTCTTCGGCCCGCAGACCGGCTACTTCGCACCCCAGCTGCTCATGCTCCAGGAGATCCAGGGCCCGGGCATCAGCGCCCGCGGCGCGTCCTTCGCGGGCCTGAGCATGTACGTCGAGCTGGGCCGCGGCCAGGACTACGCGTGGTCCGCCACGACCTCCGGCCAGGACATCATCGACAGCTACGCCGTCGAGCTGTGCCAGGACGACTACCACTACCTGTACCACGGCACCTGCACGGCCATGGACATGATCGAGCAGAAGAACACCTGGGCCCCGACCACGGCCGACAGCACCGCCGCCGGGTCGTACACGATGCGGGTCTATCGCACGAAATACGGTCCGGTCGAATACCGGGCGACCGTCGGCGGCAAGAAGGTCGCCTACACGACCCTGCGCTCCTCCTACATGCACGAGGCCGACTCGATCATCGGCTTCCAGATGCTGAACGACCCGGACTACGTCAAGAGCCCGCAGACCTTCCAGAGTGCGGCGCAGCACATCAACTACACCTTCAACTGGTTCTACGCCGACTCCACGCACACCGCGTACTACAACAGCGGCAACAACCCGGTGCGCGCGGCCGGTGTCGACGCCGAGTTCCCGGTGTGGGCGCAGGCGGCGTACGAGTGGAAGAACTGGGACCCGGCAACCAACACCGCCGACTACACCCCGGCCTCCGCGCACCCCAACTCCATCGACCAGGACTACTACATCTCCTGGAACAACAAGCAGGCGCTCGACTACTCGGCGGCCTCCTGGGGCGACGGGTCCGTGCACCGCGGCAACCTTCTCGAGGACCGGGTGAAGAAACTGGTCGCCGCGGGCGGGGTCACAAGGGCCGCGCTCGTCAAGGCCATGGCGGACGCGTCCCTGACCGACCTGCGCGCCGAGGACGTGCTCCCGGACCTGCTGAAGGTGGTCAACAGCTCCACGGTCACCGACTCCACGGCAGCGGCCGCGGTCACCAAACTCCAGGCGTGGCTGACCGCGGGCGGCAAACGCACCGAGACGTCGGCGGGCTCGAAGAAGTACGCCGACGCCGACGCGGTCCGCATCCTCGACGCGTGGTGGCCACTGCTGGTGCAGGCGGAGTTCTCCCCGGGTCTCGGCAGCAACCTGTACACCGCCCTCACGGCCAACCTGTCAGTCGACGAGTCCCCGTCGGCCGCACACGGTCCCACCGGCGCCCACGCGGGCAGTTCCTTCCAGTTCGGCTGGTGGAGCTACGTCGACAAGGACATGCGCTCGGTGCTCGGTGAGTCGGTGAAGGGCCCGCTGGCGAACACGTACTGCGGCGGCGGCAGCCTCAGCGCCTGCCGGGACATCCTGATCAGCACCCTGAAGACCGCGTCCGGCAAGACCGCGGCCCAGGTCTACCCCGGCGACACCCTGTGCTCGGCGGGCGACCAGTGGTGCGCCGACTCGATCGTCCAGCGCACCCTGGGAGGCATCAAGCACTACAACATCAGCTGGCAGAACCGTCCGACCTTCCAGCAGGTGGTGGAGTTCACCACGCACCGGTAG
- a CDS encoding transposase, whose product MGELRSLAAPFVASGPSGVAVRTRLRELTPDDEMVLRLVGGHLGSLASKDLKARCRDGLSYSGQAWAVRKRELTPLSSSRWAGSITKATHDQWALARRGQWAHLQHLEAGIRTIENRLSQPVGQKGTKKAPGGYRSAREWHAKSRRLRVLEDRLTAARADREAGIVHVVRGGKRLARTRHHLEAAHLTGSAWRGRWEAERWFCQADGESGKRYGNETIRISPDGEASIKLPAPLTHLANAPHGRYVLACRVAFAHRGTEWADRVAANRAIAYRIHYDADRDRWYLTAAWQLSPTPTVPIEAAVTHGVIGVDMNADHLAAWRLDTHGNPTGAPRRFFYDLTGTAPHRDAQVRHALTRLLHWARACGVQAIAVEDLDFGAEKTREKHGRRKRFRQLISGLPTGQLRARLASMADATGIAVIAVDPAYTSKWGAQHWQKPLATTTRKTTRHEAAAVAIGRRAQGHSIRRRTAPPPAHRSDEQGHRTVQADRRVPGREGTRPRIPGPRTRSVSAGRGANAGNQNAQHRPGRSAEHETWQQDSLPLSP is encoded by the coding sequence GTGGGTGAACTGAGGAGTCTCGCTGCGCCGTTCGTTGCGTCCGGTCCCAGCGGTGTGGCCGTCCGGACCCGCCTCAGGGAGCTGACACCCGACGACGAGATGGTGCTGCGGCTGGTGGGCGGGCATCTGGGGTCGCTGGCCTCGAAGGATCTCAAGGCTCGTTGCCGGGACGGCCTTTCGTATTCCGGTCAGGCGTGGGCGGTGCGTAAGCGGGAGCTGACGCCTCTGTCGTCGTCGCGGTGGGCGGGCAGTATCACCAAGGCCACGCACGACCAGTGGGCGCTGGCCCGCCGTGGCCAGTGGGCGCACCTGCAGCACCTGGAAGCGGGCATCCGCACCATCGAGAACCGGCTGTCCCAGCCGGTCGGGCAGAAGGGGACGAAGAAGGCGCCCGGGGGGTACCGATCGGCGCGGGAGTGGCATGCGAAGTCCCGGCGGCTGCGGGTGCTTGAGGACCGGCTGACGGCAGCGCGGGCCGACCGTGAGGCCGGCATCGTGCACGTCGTACGCGGCGGCAAGCGTCTGGCCCGTACCCGCCACCACCTGGAGGCGGCCCACCTGACTGGGTCCGCGTGGCGTGGGCGGTGGGAGGCGGAGCGCTGGTTCTGCCAGGCGGACGGTGAGTCCGGCAAGCGCTACGGCAACGAGACGATCCGCATCAGCCCCGACGGTGAGGCGAGCATCAAACTCCCCGCCCCGCTCACCCATCTGGCGAATGCCCCGCACGGACGGTATGTCCTGGCCTGCCGGGTCGCGTTCGCGCACCGGGGCACCGAGTGGGCGGATCGCGTCGCGGCCAACCGGGCGATCGCCTACCGCATCCACTACGACGCCGACCGGGACCGCTGGTACCTGACGGCCGCCTGGCAGCTGTCGCCCACCCCCACCGTCCCGATCGAGGCCGCGGTCACGCACGGCGTGATCGGCGTCGACATGAACGCCGACCACCTGGCCGCCTGGCGCCTCGACACCCACGGCAACCCGACCGGAGCCCCGCGCCGCTTCTTCTACGACCTGACCGGCACCGCGCCCCATCGTGACGCCCAGGTCCGCCACGCCCTGACCCGCCTGCTGCACTGGGCCCGCGCTTGTGGGGTGCAGGCGATCGCGGTGGAGGATCTGGACTTCGGCGCGGAGAAGACCCGGGAGAAGCATGGGCGTAGGAAACGCTTCCGGCAGCTGATCTCCGGCCTGCCCACCGGTCAGCTCCGCGCCCGGCTGGCGTCGATGGCCGACGCCACGGGTATCGCGGTCATCGCCGTCGATCCGGCCTACACCTCGAAGTGGGGCGCCCAGCACTGGCAGAAGCCCCTCGCTACGACGACTCGTAAGACCACTCGCCATGAGGCTGCTGCCGTGGCGATCGGAAGGCGCGCCCAGGGACACTCGATCCGGCGACGGACGGCACCGCCCCCTGCTCACCGGAGTGATGAGCAGGGGCATCGGACCGTCCAGGCTGATCGGCGTGTTCCCGGGCGTGAGGGAACCCGCCCCCGCATCCCCGGACCACGGACGCGATCCGTGAGCGCCGGACGCGGAGCGAACGCGGGCAACCAGAACGCCCAACACCGTCCGGGGCGTTCGGCCGAGCATGAGACCTGGCAACAGGACTCACTCCCGCTCAGTCCCTAG
- the soxR gene encoding redox-sensitive transcriptional activator SoxR — protein sequence MPQIPEKIHELTVGQLAARSGAAVSALHFYESKGLIGSRRTTGNQRRYSRDALRRVAFVRAAQRVGIPLATIREALSELPEERTPTREDWARLSEVWRSELDERIKQLNRLRDHLTDCIGCGCLSLDTCVLSNPDDVVGDRLTGSRLLAERPRSR from the coding sequence GTGCCCCAGATTCCCGAGAAGATCCATGAGCTCACTGTCGGCCAGCTCGCCGCCCGCAGCGGCGCCGCCGTCTCCGCCCTGCACTTCTACGAGTCCAAGGGCCTGATCGGCAGTCGCCGCACCACGGGCAACCAGCGCCGCTACTCCCGCGACGCACTGCGCCGGGTCGCGTTCGTCCGGGCCGCGCAGCGCGTCGGCATCCCGCTGGCCACGATCCGTGAGGCCCTTTCCGAACTCCCCGAGGAACGCACCCCCACGCGCGAGGACTGGGCCCGCCTCTCCGAGGTCTGGCGCTCCGAACTCGACGAGCGCATCAAGCAGTTGAACCGCCTCCGCGACCATCTCACCGACTGCATCGGCTGCGGCTGTCTCTCCCTGGACACCTGCGTCCTGTCCAACCCGGACGACGTCGTCGGAGACCGGCTGACGGGCTCACGCCTGTTGGCGGAACGGCCGCGCAGCCGATAG
- a CDS encoding MaoC family dehydratase — protein MAEPRIFTGADDLKAAVGEQLGHTDWLEVDQKRIDLFAEATGDHQWIHVDPEKAATGPFGTTIAHGYLTLSLLPLFGPQLIKVENVKMGVNYGTNKVRFPAPVPVGSRLRATARITGVDDVAGGVQVTVAFSVEREGGDKPVCVAESVSRYYL, from the coding sequence ATGGCAGAGCCGAGGATCTTCACGGGCGCCGACGACCTGAAGGCGGCGGTGGGCGAACAGCTGGGACACACCGACTGGCTGGAGGTCGACCAGAAGCGCATCGACCTGTTCGCGGAGGCCACGGGCGATCACCAGTGGATCCACGTCGACCCGGAGAAGGCCGCCACGGGCCCCTTCGGCACCACCATCGCGCACGGCTATCTCACCCTCTCCCTGCTGCCGCTCTTCGGGCCGCAGCTGATCAAGGTCGAGAACGTGAAGATGGGCGTCAACTACGGGACGAACAAGGTGCGTTTCCCCGCGCCCGTGCCTGTGGGTTCACGGCTGCGGGCGACCGCGCGGATCACCGGCGTCGACGACGTGGCGGGCGGCGTCCAGGTCACCGTCGCCTTCAGCGTGGAACGCGAGGGCGGCGACAAGCCGGTGTGCGTGGCGGAGTCGGTCTCCCGCTACTACCTCTGA
- a CDS encoding 3-keto-5-aminohexanoate cleavage protein: MVQVCLNGPRGAADGTAVPLTPETMAQSAADAVAAGAVDIHVHPKTPCGQDTLSPRVLAVTLEAIRARVSVPVGVTTGAWTVRDPAARLARVRDWSVLPDHASVNWHEPGAEEVAAALIGLGVGVEAGIWSGTDAAERFAVSPLGPRVLRVLAEVTDTTAPEASARTLLTTLGAAHGRAVLLHGEDGGAWPVLRLAGRLGLATRIGLEDTLLLPDGQRALSNAQLVTEGLVQHGWARRSS; encoded by the coding sequence ATGGTGCAGGTGTGTCTGAACGGTCCGCGCGGAGCCGCCGACGGTACGGCGGTGCCGCTCACTCCCGAGACCATGGCGCAGTCGGCGGCCGACGCCGTCGCGGCGGGCGCCGTGGACATCCATGTCCACCCCAAGACGCCGTGCGGGCAGGACACCTTGTCGCCGCGCGTGCTCGCGGTGACGCTGGAGGCGATCCGGGCACGCGTGTCGGTCCCGGTCGGCGTGACCACCGGCGCCTGGACCGTACGGGACCCCGCGGCCCGGCTCGCCCGCGTCCGGGACTGGAGCGTGCTTCCCGATCACGCCTCGGTCAACTGGCACGAGCCGGGCGCCGAGGAGGTGGCCGCCGCACTGATCGGCCTGGGGGTCGGCGTGGAGGCCGGCATCTGGTCGGGGACGGACGCGGCGGAGCGGTTCGCCGTGTCCCCGCTCGGACCGAGGGTATTGCGGGTTCTGGCGGAGGTGACGGACACGACGGCGCCGGAGGCATCGGCGCGCACGCTTCTCACCACGCTCGGCGCCGCGCACGGCCGCGCTGTGCTGCTGCACGGCGAGGACGGCGGCGCCTGGCCGGTGCTGCGGCTGGCAGGGCGGCTCGGGCTGGCGACCCGGATCGGCCTGGAGGACACCCTGCTGCTGCCCGACGGCCAACGGGCCCTGTCCAACGCCCAGTTGGTGACCGAGGGGCTGGTCCAGCACGGATGGGCCCGGCGCTCGTCGTAG
- a CDS encoding YiaA/YiaB family inner membrane protein → MSETPVKQQNTAAFYGQAVASFAVAMTATAVGIYRLHADAWVRGFLAIAVLYLVTSAFTLAKVIRDRQEAGQIVSRVDQARLEKLLAEHDPFEKL, encoded by the coding sequence ATGAGTGAGACACCGGTCAAGCAGCAGAACACGGCCGCCTTCTACGGCCAGGCCGTCGCGTCCTTCGCCGTGGCCATGACCGCCACGGCCGTCGGGATCTACCGACTGCACGCCGATGCCTGGGTGCGCGGCTTCCTCGCGATCGCCGTCCTGTACCTCGTCACCTCCGCCTTCACGCTGGCCAAGGTGATCCGGGACCGTCAGGAAGCCGGCCAGATCGTCAGCCGCGTCGACCAGGCCCGCCTGGAGAAACTGCTCGCCGAACACGACCCCTTCGAGAAGCTCTGA
- a CDS encoding acyl-CoA dehydrogenase family protein, with the protein MVHLGLSEEQTAVRQLARDFVDREIAPHVIAWDRAEEVDRAIVKKLGEVGFLGLTIDEEYGGSGGDHLAYCLVTEELGRGDSSVRGIVSVSLGLVAKTIAARGDEEQKRRWLPGLTSGEYVGCFGLTEPGTGSDAGNLTTRAVRDGDDYVIDGTKMFITNGTWADVVLLFARSTDAPGHKGVSAFLVPADTPGLSRRTIHGKLGLRGQATAELVLEGVRVPASAMLGEEGKGFSVAMSALAKGRMSVAAGCVGIAQAALDAAVRYAGEREQFGKPIAGHQLVQELISDIAVDVDAARLLTWRVADLIDRGLPFTVESSKAKLFASEAAVRAANNALQVFGGYGYIDEYPAGKLLRDARVMTLYEGTSQIQKLVIGRALTGVSAF; encoded by the coding sequence GTGGTCCACCTGGGACTCAGCGAGGAGCAGACCGCCGTCCGCCAACTCGCCAGGGACTTCGTGGACCGTGAGATCGCCCCCCACGTGATCGCCTGGGACCGCGCGGAGGAGGTGGACCGCGCGATCGTCAAGAAGCTCGGCGAGGTCGGCTTCCTCGGGCTGACGATCGACGAGGAGTACGGCGGCTCGGGCGGCGACCACCTCGCGTACTGCCTGGTCACCGAGGAGCTCGGGCGCGGTGACTCCTCCGTGCGCGGGATCGTGTCCGTCTCGCTCGGCCTGGTCGCCAAGACCATCGCCGCCCGGGGCGACGAGGAGCAGAAGCGGCGCTGGCTGCCGGGGCTGACCTCCGGCGAGTACGTCGGCTGCTTCGGCCTCACCGAGCCGGGCACCGGTTCCGACGCGGGCAACCTCACCACCCGAGCCGTACGCGACGGCGACGACTACGTCATCGACGGCACCAAGATGTTCATCACGAACGGGACCTGGGCCGACGTGGTCCTGCTGTTCGCCCGGTCGACGGACGCTCCCGGCCACAAGGGCGTCTCCGCCTTCCTCGTCCCGGCCGACACCCCCGGCCTCAGCCGCCGCACCATCCACGGCAAGCTCGGCCTGCGCGGGCAGGCCACCGCCGAACTGGTCCTGGAGGGGGTGCGCGTGCCCGCCTCCGCGATGCTAGGCGAGGAGGGCAAGGGCTTCTCCGTCGCCATGTCCGCGCTGGCCAAGGGGCGGATGTCGGTGGCGGCGGGCTGTGTCGGCATCGCTCAGGCCGCCCTGGACGCGGCCGTCCGATACGCCGGTGAGCGCGAGCAGTTCGGCAAGCCGATCGCGGGTCACCAGCTGGTCCAGGAACTCATCAGTGACATCGCCGTCGATGTGGACGCGGCCCGGTTGCTGACCTGGCGGGTCGCCGACCTGATCGACCGCGGACTGCCCTTCACCGTCGAGTCCTCCAAGGCCAAGCTCTTCGCCTCGGAGGCCGCCGTACGCGCCGCGAACAACGCCCTGCAGGTCTTCGGCGGCTACGGCTACATCGACGAGTACCCGGCGGGCAAACTGCTGCGCGACGCCCGCGTGATGACGCTCTACGAGGGCACGAGCCAGATCCAGAAGCTGGTCATCGGGCGGGCGTTGACGGGCGTCTCGGCCTTCTGA
- a CDS encoding ArsR/SmtB family transcription factor → MLDPMTQDPQASRLARLAALIADETRATCLLALLDGRAWTAGELARHAGVAASTLSEHLGKLVAGGLLTEERQGRHRYVRLTDARVAHLIEDLAAQVSPDPVQRPRNLRESSAGSAMARGRTCYDHLAGRLGIAVTEALTARQLLRQDTGFALTDAGLAWFGATGISLDHGTRRPLARACLDWTERRPHLAGVAGAALCRHVLAEGWCMRIGSERAVKVTAAGEQALSELLGIPGPALR, encoded by the coding sequence ATGCTGGATCCCATGACCCAAGACCCGCAGGCGTCGCGGCTGGCGAGGCTCGCCGCCCTGATCGCCGACGAGACCCGGGCCACCTGTCTGCTGGCCCTCCTCGACGGCCGGGCCTGGACGGCGGGCGAGCTGGCCCGCCACGCCGGAGTCGCCGCGTCGACGCTGAGCGAGCACCTGGGCAAGCTGGTCGCGGGCGGACTGCTGACGGAGGAGCGGCAGGGCCGCCATCGCTATGTGCGGCTGACCGACGCGCGGGTGGCCCACCTGATCGAGGACCTGGCGGCGCAGGTCTCCCCGGACCCGGTCCAACGCCCGCGGAACCTGAGGGAGTCGAGTGCCGGCTCGGCGATGGCCAGGGGCCGCACCTGCTACGACCACCTGGCGGGCCGCTTGGGAATCGCCGTGACCGAGGCCCTGACGGCGCGTCAACTTCTGCGACAGGACACGGGGTTCGCCCTCACGGACGCGGGTCTCGCCTGGTTCGGGGCCACCGGCATCTCCCTCGACCACGGGACCCGCCGCCCCCTGGCCCGGGCCTGTCTCGACTGGACGGAGCGCCGCCCGCATCTGGCGGGAGTGGCCGGAGCGGCCCTGTGCCGGCATGTCCTTGCCGAGGGCTGGTGCATGCGCATCGGCTCGGAGCGGGCGGTGAAAGTCACGGCAGCAGGCGAACAGGCGCTGTCGGAGCTGCTGGGCATACCTGGACCGGCGCTGCGCTGA